In the genome of Candidatus Zixiibacteriota bacterium, one region contains:
- the acpS gene encoding holo-ACP synthase yields MIHGVGMDIVEIERIREDIKRYGDSFMKRILGETEQKVFAARANREQFLAGRFACKEAVIKALGYRLKNRPPYTDLEIVNDDTGQPVLQLPENIQQQLGSAKVLISISHENNYAAAVAIITEDR; encoded by the coding sequence GTGATACACGGCGTCGGGATGGACATCGTCGAAATCGAGCGCATTAGAGAGGACATAAAACGATACGGCGATAGTTTCATGAAAAGAATCCTGGGCGAGACAGAGCAGAAAGTCTTTGCCGCGCGAGCCAACCGCGAGCAGTTTCTGGCGGGGCGCTTTGCCTGCAAAGAGGCGGTCATCAAAGCTCTGGGGTATCGTCTCAAAAACCGTCCGCCATACACCGATCTTGAGATCGTCAATGACGACACCGGGCAGCCGGTGCTGCAGCTTCCCGAGAATATCCAACAGCAACTCGGATCGGCCAAAGTGTTGATCTCCATTTCCCATGAAAATAACTACGCGGCGGCAGTCGCCATCATTACGGAGGATAGATGA
- the pyrE gene encoding orotate phosphoribosyltransferase has protein sequence MNQEEVIQLFKDSNALLTGHFKLTSGRHSDVYYEKFTLLKQPQTCTKLCEQMATLLKDSGAQTVVGPTTGGIILAYDTARYLGLESIYAEPGETGRVFKRGFSLDKGQKVAIVDDVLTTGRSIREVIDLVNSYEAEIVGIVLMLDRSGGTVKFDYPTHALASVSAKSWEPDECPLCAKGDSITQRGSRKM, from the coding sequence ATGAACCAGGAAGAAGTCATCCAACTATTCAAGGATTCAAACGCACTACTAACGGGACACTTTAAACTCACCTCAGGGCGACACTCGGATGTTTACTACGAGAAGTTCACGCTCCTGAAACAGCCACAAACATGCACCAAGTTATGTGAGCAGATGGCAACGCTTCTCAAAGACAGCGGAGCGCAAACGGTCGTAGGACCAACTACGGGTGGGATAATTCTGGCTTATGACACAGCTCGGTATCTTGGCCTGGAATCGATCTATGCCGAGCCGGGCGAGACAGGTCGGGTCTTCAAACGTGGTTTCTCGCTGGACAAGGGTCAGAAAGTGGCTATCGTGGATGATGTCCTTACTACCGGTCGCTCGATCCGCGAGGTCATTGATCTGGTCAATTCTTACGAAGCGGAGATTGTAGGAATCGTGCTGATGCTGGATCGTTCGGGCGGAACGGTTAAATTCGATTATCCGACTCACGCGCTGGCTTCGGTCTCGGCCAAATCATGGGAGCCCGACGAGTGCCCTCTGTGCGCCAAGGGCGATTCGATCACCCAACGCGGCAGCCGGAAGATGTAA
- a CDS encoding serine protease: MIRICLIGLIAALVSCPQFVSGDETSLRDIARAVSKHKSVLGEILKLDGTNLGTGFAVAGGKVITAGHVAVGDTLLFDPFGKDNEPVRIALGYKVRGLDLAILSPIDQTLQYCLKLGDFDRIGPGDSILYFGFIRDTLKVRYSTVYSQGQMLNDGAVGQFIEFQSDAEPGFSGGPVFNRRAEVVAIIVHAYDMTDAKGKRPIRFARAVSTNFLRIRETLVDTTTAVSTPRLTK; the protein is encoded by the coding sequence ATGATCCGAATCTGCCTGATAGGGCTCATAGCAGCCCTAGTATCCTGCCCTCAATTCGTATCAGGGGATGAAACGTCACTCCGCGATATTGCACGTGCAGTCTCCAAACACAAGTCGGTGCTTGGAGAGATTCTCAAACTTGATGGGACGAACTTAGGCACTGGCTTCGCTGTTGCCGGGGGTAAGGTAATCACTGCTGGCCACGTGGCCGTAGGTGACACGTTACTATTCGATCCCTTTGGCAAGGATAACGAACCGGTCAGAATAGCTCTAGGGTACAAAGTGCGGGGTCTTGACCTTGCGATTCTTTCTCCGATAGATCAAACACTGCAATACTGTCTTAAACTAGGCGACTTTGATAGAATAGGTCCAGGTGATTCGATTCTCTACTTTGGTTTCATAAGGGATACTCTCAAAGTCCGTTATAGCACCGTGTATTCTCAAGGACAGATGCTGAACGACGGTGCCGTTGGCCAGTTCATCGAATTTCAGAGCGATGCAGAGCCGGGTTTCTCGGGCGGACCGGTGTTCAATAGACGCGCAGAGGTTGTGGCAATCATAGTACATGCTTATGACATGACTGATGCCAAGGGGAAACGCCCGATCAGATTTGCGCGAGCAGTTTCCACGAATTTCCTACGCATTAGAGAAACACTAGTTGATACGACCACCGCGGTCAGTACTCCTCGCCTTACTAAGTGA
- a CDS encoding acetate--CoA ligase family protein — protein sequence MKHSLDGIFRPKSVAVIGASTRKGSIGRETLHNILLAEYNGKVFPVNPSASVIHSIKSYSTILDVPDAVDLAIVIVPKQGVAEVVRQCGEKGVKGLVVISAGFSEVGSEGIKREAEVLQVVREYGMRMIGPNCFGVVNTDPSVSLNATFGKIFPHEGHVGFITQSGAMGEAIMNTARLLGIGFSVVASIGNKADISSNDILEYMKNDPRTEIILLYLENFGNPRNFTEIAREVSRIKPIVAVKSGRTSLGAKAASSHTGALAGLDVGVDALFDQAGVMRVDTVEELFDVARALSMQPVPKGKGVVVVTNAGGPGILATDALINNGLEMPPLSAPTVKKLKTFISADASFSNPMDMVAGAGPKEFKLTLDAVKKDKRYDTIVPIFVPPITIDELDVARNIYDSVKDTSKTVLACFMGAGFNSPGIEYLKSNSIPVYIFPEAVAKTLQTIEHYRQRINAPRGKLKTFKVDSDRVEKIVSEAKAAGKSAIVGDEAIDILAAYGIQAAGYRYASSRKEAVEIAQDMGYPVVMKINTPAILHKTEKHAVMVDLRTDKEVKSSFADLKERVEEELKSGEKFSVAMQKMISGGIETVMGMVDDPSFGPLIMFGLGGIYVEIMKDVAFRINPLRTAHASEMIKSLRSYPLLEGYRGAPPVHIATVEETLLRLSQLVKDFDCFSEVDINPFMASPDKENCKAVDARFLIRE from the coding sequence ATGAAGCACTCGTTGGACGGCATATTCAGACCTAAATCGGTGGCGGTTATTGGCGCCTCGACCCGCAAAGGCAGTATCGGACGGGAAACCCTGCACAATATTCTGTTGGCTGAGTATAACGGCAAGGTCTTCCCGGTGAATCCATCAGCCTCCGTCATCCACTCCATCAAATCGTATTCAACTATCCTGGATGTTCCCGATGCTGTCGATTTAGCTATCGTCATAGTACCCAAGCAGGGTGTCGCGGAGGTTGTCCGGCAGTGCGGCGAGAAGGGTGTTAAGGGTCTGGTTGTTATCTCGGCTGGTTTCTCCGAAGTAGGTTCCGAGGGGATAAAACGTGAGGCTGAAGTTCTTCAGGTGGTGAGAGAATATGGGATGCGGATGATCGGTCCCAATTGCTTTGGCGTAGTCAACACCGATCCCAGCGTCAGCCTGAATGCCACTTTCGGGAAGATCTTCCCGCATGAAGGGCATGTTGGTTTCATCACTCAGTCAGGGGCGATGGGTGAGGCCATCATGAATACCGCTCGTTTGTTGGGTATCGGGTTCTCGGTCGTTGCCTCGATTGGCAACAAAGCTGATATCTCGTCCAATGACATCCTCGAGTACATGAAAAACGACCCCCGTACCGAGATAATCCTGCTCTATCTGGAGAACTTTGGTAATCCCCGTAACTTCACGGAGATTGCCCGTGAAGTGTCGAGGATCAAACCAATTGTGGCAGTGAAGTCAGGACGGACATCTCTGGGCGCCAAAGCGGCCTCATCACACACGGGAGCACTGGCCGGGCTTGATGTGGGTGTGGATGCCCTGTTTGATCAAGCGGGTGTTATGCGCGTTGATACTGTCGAGGAACTCTTTGACGTGGCAAGAGCGCTGTCAATGCAGCCAGTTCCCAAAGGCAAGGGAGTCGTTGTGGTTACGAATGCCGGTGGCCCCGGAATCCTGGCTACCGATGCTCTGATCAACAATGGTCTGGAAATGCCCCCGTTGTCGGCACCGACCGTCAAAAAGCTCAAGACATTCATCTCGGCCGATGCTTCTTTCTCCAACCCGATGGACATGGTGGCTGGAGCTGGCCCGAAAGAATTCAAACTGACCCTGGATGCTGTCAAGAAGGACAAACGCTACGACACTATCGTTCCGATTTTTGTACCGCCGATCACTATTGACGAACTCGATGTGGCCAGGAATATCTACGATTCCGTCAAAGACACCAGCAAAACAGTTCTGGCCTGTTTCATGGGAGCCGGGTTCAATTCGCCCGGAATCGAGTATCTGAAAAGCAACAGCATTCCGGTCTATATCTTTCCCGAGGCGGTGGCTAAGACTTTGCAGACAATCGAGCACTATCGCCAGCGGATAAATGCCCCACGGGGTAAGCTCAAAACCTTCAAGGTTGATTCCGATCGGGTGGAGAAGATTGTCAGCGAAGCAAAAGCGGCTGGCAAGAGCGCGATTGTTGGTGATGAAGCGATTGACATCCTCGCCGCATATGGCATCCAGGCCGCTGGCTACCGTTATGCCTCCAGCCGCAAGGAAGCGGTGGAAATTGCTCAGGATATGGGCTACCCGGTGGTGATGAAAATCAATACGCCGGCTATTCTTCACAAGACCGAGAAGCATGCCGTCATGGTCGACCTTCGCACTGACAAAGAAGTCAAATCGTCCTTTGCTGATCTAAAGGAACGTGTCGAGGAAGAACTGAAATCGGGCGAGAAATTCTCAGTTGCCATGCAAAAAATGATCTCCGGTGGAATCGAAACTGTCATGGGGATGGTTGATGATCCGTCGTTTGGTCCGCTCATCATGTTCGGTCTTGGTGGTATCTACGTCGAGATTATGAAAGACGTGGCGTTCCGTATTAATCCCTTGAGAACGGCTCATGCTTCGGAGATGATAAAATCTCTGCGCTCGTATCCACTTCTTGAGGGCTATCGGGGTGCTCCTCCGGTGCATATCGCTACGGTGGAGGAGACGTTGTTGCGGTTGTCGCAATTGGTGAAAGATTTCGATTGTTTCAGTGAGGTTGATATCAATCCCTTCATGGCTTCACCGGACAAGGAGAACTGCAAAGCGGTCGATGCCCGTTTCCTGATCCGCGAGTAA
- the ppdK gene encoding pyruvate, phosphate dikinase, with protein sequence MKIATKKAATKPVAKSKATAAPKKGNIGSMKVSSKGKYYYYFGDKKADGNGTMKDLLGGKGAGLAEMSRAGIPVPPGFTITTDVCHLYYENGMEIPKAIDKDLEKQIAKIEKSVGKKFGDPTDPLLVSVRSGAKFSMPGMMDTVLNLGLNQESMEGLAAKSGNMRFALDNYRRFVSMFGSVVLGIDKELFEKVITKKKADKRIKQDSSLQEIDLKDIIKKFKGICKRKSGEAFPDDPFVQLRMSRDAVFRSWNNPRAISYRRMNDIPSNLGTAVNVQAMVYGNMGNTSATGVGFTRNPATGENEFYGEYLVNAQGEDVVAGIRTPQPIIKLKKEMPQVFKQLKSITTQLEKHYQDVQDFEFTVQENQLFMLQTRAGKRTVQAAIKIAVDMVREKLIDKEEALLRVEPEELDRLLHPSIDAKTKYDVLAKGLPASPGAASGKVYFTAEEAVKRSAKQSVILVREETNPDDIEGMNAAAGILTARGGMTSHAAVVARGMGKCCVSGAESIRVTPTKKRLQVGKLIIKEGEVITLNGSTGEVILGKVPTVEPELSGEFSEFMSWADEVRRLKIRTNADTPRDCQQALKFGAEGIGLCRTEHMFFAEDRIPIVQDMILADSAEERQVALDKLLKFQKKDFKAIFNAMEGKPVTIRTLDPPLHEFLPRKEEVEAKIEALDKADDDYEANLAKLQKVTQRLDELHELNPMLGHRGCRLGIVYPEITEMQVRAIIQAACDLTKDKKVIKPEIMIPLVGHVNEYINQKEVVQRVANEVIAKHKSKKLDYMIGTMIEIPRAALTADEIGEEAEFFSFGTNDLTQMTMGFSRDDVGKFLPRYVEQGILPKDPFVSIDQTGVGQLVKMGTEKGRSVKPDLKIGICGEHGGDPESISFCDKTGLDYVSCSPYRVPIARLAAAQATLRKKGGGKGRTGTK encoded by the coding sequence ATGAAAATTGCTACGAAGAAAGCAGCTACGAAGCCAGTTGCCAAATCGAAGGCGACGGCTGCACCCAAGAAAGGAAACATAGGATCTATGAAGGTCTCATCCAAGGGCAAGTACTATTATTACTTTGGCGATAAGAAAGCTGACGGCAACGGTACCATGAAGGACCTGCTGGGCGGCAAAGGGGCTGGTCTGGCGGAAATGAGTCGGGCTGGAATTCCGGTACCTCCCGGATTCACGATCACCACCGATGTCTGCCATCTTTATTATGAAAACGGAATGGAGATCCCCAAGGCCATCGACAAGGACCTTGAGAAACAGATAGCGAAAATCGAGAAGTCGGTGGGTAAGAAGTTCGGTGATCCGACCGATCCGTTGTTGGTATCGGTTCGTTCCGGAGCGAAGTTCTCAATGCCGGGTATGATGGACACTGTGCTTAACCTGGGATTGAATCAGGAGTCTATGGAAGGTCTGGCTGCCAAGAGTGGTAATATGCGTTTTGCCCTTGATAACTATCGACGCTTCGTCTCTATGTTCGGCAGCGTTGTGCTTGGCATCGACAAGGAGCTTTTCGAGAAGGTTATCACTAAGAAAAAAGCCGACAAACGTATCAAACAAGACAGCTCGCTTCAGGAAATTGACCTCAAGGATATCATTAAAAAATTCAAGGGAATTTGTAAGAGAAAGTCCGGCGAGGCATTTCCTGACGATCCATTCGTACAATTACGCATGTCTCGGGATGCTGTTTTCCGCAGTTGGAATAACCCCCGTGCTATTTCATATCGGCGCATGAATGATATTCCGTCCAACCTGGGTACGGCGGTCAATGTTCAGGCTATGGTATACGGCAATATGGGTAACACCAGTGCCACCGGGGTTGGATTTACACGAAATCCTGCTACCGGGGAAAATGAATTCTATGGCGAGTATCTCGTCAATGCCCAGGGTGAAGATGTGGTCGCCGGCATTCGCACGCCGCAGCCAATCATCAAGCTCAAGAAAGAGATGCCGCAGGTTTTCAAACAGCTCAAGTCAATTACGACTCAACTTGAGAAGCACTACCAGGATGTACAGGATTTCGAGTTTACAGTTCAGGAGAACCAGCTGTTCATGCTTCAGACTCGGGCTGGCAAGCGGACCGTACAGGCGGCCATTAAGATCGCTGTGGATATGGTCCGCGAGAAGCTGATCGATAAGGAAGAAGCACTACTGCGAGTCGAGCCTGAGGAATTGGATCGGCTGCTCCATCCCAGTATTGATGCCAAAACCAAGTATGACGTCCTGGCTAAGGGTCTGCCTGCTTCGCCGGGAGCGGCCTCAGGTAAGGTTTACTTCACCGCCGAGGAAGCTGTCAAACGTTCCGCCAAACAGTCTGTTATTCTTGTTCGCGAGGAGACGAATCCTGATGACATCGAGGGTATGAATGCAGCGGCAGGAATCCTCACCGCTCGCGGTGGAATGACTTCCCATGCTGCGGTTGTAGCCCGAGGTATGGGTAAGTGCTGTGTTTCCGGTGCCGAGTCTATCCGTGTCACACCCACCAAGAAACGACTTCAGGTGGGCAAGCTGATTATCAAGGAAGGCGAGGTAATTACTCTCAACGGTTCTACCGGAGAAGTTATTCTGGGCAAAGTCCCTACGGTCGAACCGGAATTGTCAGGCGAATTCTCCGAATTCATGAGCTGGGCCGACGAGGTGCGCAGGCTCAAGATTCGCACCAATGCCGACACTCCCCGTGACTGCCAACAGGCGCTCAAGTTCGGTGCGGAGGGGATCGGACTCTGTCGTACCGAGCATATGTTCTTTGCCGAGGATCGCATTCCCATCGTCCAGGATATGATTCTGGCTGACTCGGCTGAGGAAAGACAGGTTGCTCTCGACAAGTTGCTCAAGTTCCAGAAAAAGGACTTCAAGGCCATCTTCAATGCAATGGAAGGAAAGCCGGTCACGATTCGAACCCTGGATCCACCGTTGCACGAATTCCTGCCCCGAAAGGAAGAGGTCGAGGCAAAGATTGAGGCTCTGGACAAGGCCGATGACGACTACGAGGCGAATCTGGCTAAGCTTCAGAAAGTAACCCAGCGTCTGGATGAACTCCACGAACTCAATCCAATGCTGGGACATCGTGGCTGTCGTCTGGGAATCGTATACCCGGAGATTACCGAGATGCAAGTCCGAGCCATTATTCAGGCGGCCTGTGATCTGACCAAGGACAAGAAGGTCATCAAACCTGAGATTATGATTCCGCTGGTGGGTCATGTCAACGAGTACATAAACCAAAAAGAAGTCGTCCAGCGGGTGGCCAACGAGGTGATTGCCAAGCACAAATCCAAGAAACTGGATTACATGATCGGCACCATGATTGAGATACCGAGAGCAGCCCTTACGGCTGATGAGATTGGAGAAGAAGCTGAGTTCTTCAGTTTTGGAACCAATGATCTGACTCAGATGACAATGGGTTTCTCTCGCGACGATGTGGGCAAGTTCCTGCCGCGTTATGTCGAACAAGGCATCCTTCCTAAGGATCCGTTCGTGTCAATCGATCAGACTGGCGTGGGTCAATTGGTGAAAATGGGCACGGAAAAAGGACGCTCAGTCAAGCCTGACCTTAAGATCGGCATCTGTGGTGAGCATGGTGGCGATCCGGAGTCCATTTCCTTCTGTGATAAAACCGGATTGGACTATGTGTCCTGTTCGCCATACCGGGTGCCGATTGCTCGTTTGGCTGCTGCTCAGGCGACATTACGAAAAAAGGGCGGAGGTAAGGGCCGCACTGGCACCAAATAG